In a single window of the Clostridia bacterium genome:
- the alaS gene encoding alanine--tRNA ligase, with translation MNWTSLNVLREQYLSFFESKGHTRLESASLIPKDDPSLLLTNAGMAPLKKYFTGEAKLPGNRACSCQKCIRTPDIERVGKTSRHGTFFEMLGNFSFGDYFKKEATAWAWEFCTKVLELPVDKLYVSVFESDDEAYDIWTQQVGVAPDHMVRLGREDNFWEHGKGPCGPCSEIYFDRGPEKGCGKPDCHVGCDCDRYVEFWNLVFTQFDSDGAGHYAELKSKNIDTGMGLERIACIMQGVDNLFEVDTIKNIMAKVSEIAGVKYHENEKSDVSLRVITDHIRSTVFMLADGVTLSNEGRGYVLRRLLRRAARHGKLLGINEPFLYKICDTVAHESGGAYPVLIAKNEYIKDVIKSEEERFAETIDKGLELLDGLTAENGVISGADAFRLYDTYGFPLDLTVDILAERGMTVDTDGFDALMKEQKERARAARSSDKANSWEAGGSADSAAAATEFLGYETTETEATVLAVREQEKGAIIVLDRTPFYAESGGQVGDTGVITGANGSVKVTDCRKTPNGGFLHFAESADGIAVGDKVTATVDKDRRDAIRRNHSSAHLLQAALRAVLGDHISQAGSYVDEHRMRFDFTHNRALTPEQIEQVEAMVNAEIGKALPVNTEVMSIEQAKQSGAIALFDEKYGDSVRVVAMGDFSKEFCGGTHVANTSEVGSFRIVSETAVAAGVRRIEAATGFNVLALLKEKEAIIAQAEEILKSGAKELLGKLASVVEENKRLSKELAAEKAKSAASGVDGLLAKACEKGGCRLLTEKLGEIEPDALRTIGDALKDKCPDIVAVLVGENGGKSVMSVVCGSEAVKKGANAGAIVKKLAAICGGGGGGRPDSAMAGIRDVSKLDEAFKAALD, from the coding sequence TTGAACTGGACATCTTTGAACGTTCTCAGAGAGCAGTATCTGAGCTTTTTTGAGAGTAAAGGACACACACGTCTCGAAAGCGCGAGCCTCATCCCGAAGGATGATCCGTCGCTGCTTCTTACTAACGCCGGAATGGCGCCTCTTAAAAAATACTTTACCGGCGAGGCGAAGCTGCCGGGCAACCGCGCCTGCTCCTGCCAGAAGTGCATCCGCACGCCCGATATCGAGCGCGTCGGCAAGACGAGCCGCCACGGCACCTTCTTCGAGATGCTGGGCAACTTCTCCTTCGGCGACTACTTCAAGAAGGAAGCGACCGCCTGGGCGTGGGAGTTCTGCACCAAGGTTCTGGAGCTGCCGGTGGACAAGCTCTACGTCAGCGTTTTCGAGAGCGACGACGAGGCCTACGACATCTGGACTCAGCAGGTGGGCGTCGCGCCCGACCACATGGTGCGCCTCGGCAGAGAGGATAACTTCTGGGAGCACGGCAAAGGCCCCTGCGGCCCCTGCTCCGAGATATACTTCGACCGCGGGCCCGAAAAGGGCTGCGGCAAGCCGGACTGCCACGTCGGCTGCGACTGCGACCGCTACGTCGAGTTCTGGAACCTCGTTTTCACTCAGTTCGATTCCGACGGCGCCGGCCACTACGCCGAGCTGAAGTCGAAGAACATAGATACCGGAATGGGCCTCGAGCGTATCGCCTGCATCATGCAGGGAGTCGATAACCTTTTCGAGGTCGACACGATAAAGAACATCATGGCGAAGGTCTCCGAGATCGCCGGCGTGAAGTATCACGAGAACGAGAAGTCCGACGTCTCGCTCCGCGTCATCACCGACCACATCAGGAGCACCGTCTTCATGCTCGCCGACGGCGTAACGCTCTCCAACGAGGGCAGGGGATACGTCCTCCGCCGCCTGCTCCGCCGCGCCGCCAGACACGGCAAGCTGCTGGGCATCAACGAGCCCTTCCTTTACAAGATCTGCGACACCGTCGCGCACGAGAGCGGCGGCGCCTACCCCGTGCTCATCGCGAAGAACGAGTATATCAAGGACGTGATCAAGTCCGAAGAGGAACGCTTTGCGGAAACGATAGACAAGGGCCTCGAGCTGCTTGACGGACTTACCGCCGAGAACGGCGTCATTTCCGGCGCCGACGCGTTCAGACTTTACGATACTTACGGATTCCCGCTTGACCTTACCGTCGACATCCTCGCCGAGCGCGGAATGACCGTCGATACCGACGGCTTCGACGCGCTGATGAAGGAACAGAAGGAACGCGCCCGCGCCGCCAGAAGCAGCGACAAGGCGAACTCCTGGGAAGCGGGCGGCTCCGCCGATTCCGCCGCGGCCGCGACCGAGTTCCTCGGCTACGAAACCACCGAGACGGAAGCGACCGTCCTCGCCGTGCGCGAGCAGGAGAAGGGCGCGATCATAGTGCTTGACCGCACGCCCTTCTACGCCGAGAGCGGCGGACAGGTCGGCGACACAGGCGTCATCACCGGCGCGAACGGTTCCGTAAAGGTGACCGACTGCCGCAAGACTCCCAACGGCGGCTTCCTGCACTTCGCGGAGAGCGCGGACGGCATCGCCGTCGGCGACAAGGTCACCGCGACGGTGGATAAAGACCGCCGTGACGCGATCCGCCGCAACCACTCCTCCGCGCATCTGCTTCAGGCCGCGCTCCGCGCCGTTCTGGGCGACCACATTTCGCAGGCGGGCAGCTACGTCGACGAGCACCGCATGCGCTTCGACTTCACCCACAACCGCGCCCTGACTCCCGAGCAGATCGAGCAGGTCGAGGCGATGGTAAACGCCGAGATCGGCAAGGCTCTGCCGGTCAACACCGAGGTAATGAGCATCGAACAGGCGAAGCAGAGCGGCGCGATCGCTCTCTTCGACGAAAAATACGGAGACTCCGTCCGCGTCGTCGCGATGGGCGATTTCTCCAAGGAGTTCTGCGGCGGCACGCACGTCGCCAACACCTCCGAGGTTGGCTCCTTCCGCATTGTTTCGGAAACCGCAGTCGCCGCCGGAGTCAGAAGGATCGAGGCCGCGACCGGCTTTAACGTGCTGGCGCTGCTGAAGGAAAAAGAAGCGATCATCGCGCAGGCGGAGGAGATACTCAAGTCCGGCGCGAAGGAGCTGCTCGGCAAGCTCGCCTCCGTCGTGGAGGAAAACAAGCGCCTGAGCAAGGAGCTCGCCGCCGAGAAGGCGAAGTCCGCCGCGTCCGGCGTCGACGGCCTGCTCGCGAAGGCGTGCGAAAAGGGCGGTTGCCGCCTGCTGACCGAGAAGCTCGGCGAGATCGAGCCCGATGCGCTCCGCACCATCGGCGACGCGCTGAAGGATAAATGCCCCGATATCGTCGCCGTCCTGGTCGGCGAAAACGGCGGCAAGTCGGTCATGTCCGTCGTCTGCGGCTCCGAGGCCGTCAAGAAGGGCGCGAACGCCGGCGCCATAGTCAAGAAGCTCGCCGCGATATGCGGCGGCGGAGGCGGCGGCAGACCGGACAGCGCAATGGCCGGTATCCGAGACGTTTCCAAACTCGACGAAGCGTTCAAAGCGGCGCTCGACTGA
- a CDS encoding histidine triad nucleotide-binding protein → MDCLFCKIIAGEIPSAKVYENDKVYAFRDINPQAPTHVLIVPKRHLADASELTGENAAVAADIFAAAAEIAAAEGLTNGFRVVTNCGDDACQSVHHLHFHLLGGTKMAEKMS, encoded by the coding sequence ATGGATTGCCTGTTCTGCAAAATAATCGCCGGCGAGATCCCCTCGGCTAAGGTCTACGAAAACGACAAGGTCTACGCCTTCCGCGACATAAATCCCCAGGCGCCTACGCACGTTCTCATCGTCCCGAAGCGGCACCTCGCCGACGCGAGCGAGCTGACGGGCGAGAACGCCGCCGTTGCCGCCGATATCTTCGCCGCCGCCGCCGAAATCGCGGCCGCCGAAGGTCTTACAAACGGCTTCCGCGTCGTAACCAACTGCGGCGACGACGCCTGCCAGTCGGTTCACCATCTCCACTTCCACCTGCTCGGCGGGACGAAGATGGCAGAAAAAATGTCATAA
- a CDS encoding phosphoenolpyruvate carboxykinase (GTP): MTKNKKLLAWLDEMVELNAPDKVVWIDGSEEQIEELRATACKTGEMEKLNEEMLPGCYLHRTAINDVARVEGRTFICTTDREEAGATNNWMSPKETYEKLYKLYKGSMKGRTMYVIPYSMGIVGSEFAKNGIELTDSIYVVLNMCIMTRVGTDVLESIGDDGDFVKGMHSRADMNEEERYICQLPEDNTILSVNSGYGGNVLLGKKCFALRIASVLARDEGWMAEHMLILGIEDPQGNVKYVTAAFPSACGKTNLAMLIPPEYYASKGYKVWCVGDDIAWLRIGEDGRLWAVNPENGFFGVAPGTSEKTNPNALAATRKGTIFTNVCHNLDNNTVWWEGLDKNPPEHAVDWKGNPWNGKTATEKGAHPNSRFTAPAVNCPCLSKEFYNPKGVPISAIIFGGRRAKTAPLVYQSRNWQHGVYMGSAMASETTAAASGAVGVVRRDPMAMLPFCGYNMGDYFAHWLEMGKKIPNPPKIFNVNWFRTDDEGHFIWPGYGDNMRVLMWILARCEDKIGAQETAIGYLPNPEDIEIEGLEGITVDTIRNLLSVDADLWLQDADGVEEFYKKIDSVGNRMPKELYDELAGLRERLGK, encoded by the coding sequence ATGACGAAGAACAAGAAGCTTTTGGCGTGGCTCGACGAAATGGTTGAGCTCAACGCTCCCGACAAGGTGGTCTGGATCGACGGATCCGAGGAGCAGATCGAAGAACTGCGCGCTACCGCCTGCAAGACCGGTGAGATGGAAAAGCTCAACGAGGAAATGCTGCCCGGCTGCTACCTGCACCGCACGGCGATCAACGACGTCGCGCGCGTCGAGGGCAGGACCTTCATCTGCACCACCGATCGCGAAGAGGCCGGCGCCACCAACAACTGGATGTCCCCCAAGGAGACCTACGAGAAGCTGTATAAGCTCTACAAGGGCTCGATGAAGGGCAGAACGATGTACGTCATCCCGTATTCCATGGGCATCGTCGGCAGCGAATTCGCCAAGAACGGCATTGAGCTTACCGACTCCATCTACGTCGTGCTGAATATGTGCATCATGACGAGAGTCGGCACCGACGTCCTCGAGTCCATCGGCGACGACGGCGACTTCGTCAAGGGAATGCACTCCCGCGCCGACATGAACGAGGAAGAGCGCTACATCTGCCAGCTTCCCGAAGACAACACCATCTTGTCCGTCAACAGCGGCTACGGCGGAAACGTCCTGCTGGGCAAGAAGTGCTTCGCGCTCCGCATCGCCTCCGTCCTCGCGCGTGACGAGGGCTGGATGGCCGAGCATATGCTCATCCTCGGCATCGAGGATCCGCAGGGCAACGTCAAATACGTCACCGCCGCCTTCCCCTCCGCCTGCGGCAAGACGAACCTCGCCATGCTCATCCCGCCGGAATACTACGCCTCCAAGGGTTATAAGGTCTGGTGCGTAGGCGACGACATCGCCTGGCTCCGCATCGGCGAAGACGGCAGACTCTGGGCGGTCAACCCCGAAAACGGCTTCTTCGGCGTCGCCCCCGGCACGAGCGAAAAGACCAACCCCAACGCCCTCGCCGCCACGAGAAAGGGCACGATTTTCACCAACGTCTGCCATAACCTCGACAACAACACGGTCTGGTGGGAAGGCCTCGACAAGAACCCGCCCGAGCACGCCGTCGACTGGAAGGGCAACCCCTGGAACGGCAAGACCGCCACGGAGAAGGGCGCTCATCCGAACAGCCGCTTCACCGCTCCGGCAGTCAACTGCCCCTGCCTGTCCAAAGAGTTCTATAACCCGAAGGGCGTGCCGATTTCCGCTATCATCTTCGGCGGACGCCGCGCCAAGACCGCTCCGCTGGTGTACCAGTCCAGAAACTGGCAGCACGGCGTATATATGGGCTCCGCCATGGCGAGCGAAACGACCGCGGCCGCTTCCGGCGCCGTCGGCGTCGTCCGCCGCGATCCTATGGCGATGCTGCCCTTCTGCGGCTACAATATGGGTGATTACTTCGCTCACTGGCTCGAAATGGGCAAAAAGATCCCCAACCCGCCCAAGATCTTCAACGTCAACTGGTTCCGCACCGATGACGAAGGCCACTTCATCTGGCCCGGCTACGGCGACAATATGCGCGTGCTGATGTGGATCCTTGCCCGCTGCGAAGACAAGATCGGCGCTCAGGAGACCGCGATCGGTTACCTGCCGAACCCCGAGGACATCGAGATCGAAGGCCTTGAAGGCATCACCGTCGATACCATCAGGAACCTGCTTTCCGTCGACGCGGACCTGTGGCTGCAGGACGCTGACGGCGTCGAGGAGTTCTACAAGAAGATCGACAGCGTCGGCAACCGTATGCCGAAGGAGCTGTACGACGAGCTCGCCGGACTCCGCGAGAGACTCGGCAAATAA
- a CDS encoding cytidine/deoxycytidylate deaminase family protein: MERLDKINYYLDIAETVSKRGTCLRRNFGAIIVNFDQIISTGYVGAPRGRKNCCDIGHCVRDEMNVPRGERYELCRSVHAEMNAIISASRDSMIGSTMYLVGTENDGSYVENASPCSLCKRMIINAGIERVVIRNTKNTYTCIKTEDWIANDDSLEGRAGY, translated from the coding sequence ATGGAAAGACTCGACAAGATCAACTACTACCTTGACATAGCCGAAACGGTTTCCAAGCGTGGCACCTGCCTTCGCCGCAATTTCGGGGCGATAATCGTCAATTTCGATCAGATAATCTCCACCGGATACGTCGGCGCGCCCCGCGGCAGAAAGAACTGCTGCGACATCGGCCACTGCGTCAGGGACGAGATGAACGTACCGAGAGGAGAGCGCTACGAGCTCTGCCGCTCGGTCCATGCGGAGATGAACGCGATCATATCCGCTTCCCGCGATTCCATGATCGGCTCGACGATGTACCTCGTCGGCACCGAGAACGACGGCAGTTACGTCGAGAACGCCTCCCCGTGCTCGCTCTGCAAGCGTATGATAATCAACGCCGGCATCGAACGCGTCGTTATCAGAAACACAAAGAATACTTACACCTGCATAAAGACTGAGGACTGGATAGCCAACGACGACAGCCTCGAAGGCAGAGCCGGCTATTGA
- a CDS encoding phosphodiester glycosidase family protein translates to MDKKELKFKKAIVFALSITLTLAIVFSGLTFLLYGPYSYVRDYIITSAMTTLNHQWIATMLYDEQQIDAVMRANTVIELGETTDIGMINIGSASWPGRNAKPTIKEAEVKYADDDVIVEEFKFSTFKGWMMLVRDPKKVDLGIAKDIGVKGERLREMAKRLGGFAAINASGFADPGYVGNGGTVVGLVISDGEVIHGGISKKQGIIGFDKNGVLIVGEFPREEIEKMELRDAVEFRPFLIVNGELATIKGNGGWGMAPRTAIGQRADGVVLMLVIEGRNPPSSIGATMPEVQDLMVAYGAVNAANLDGGSSSSMILNDEILNLPSSGEGERRVPNGWIVKK, encoded by the coding sequence TTGGATAAGAAGGAACTGAAATTCAAAAAAGCGATCGTCTTTGCGCTTTCGATAACGCTGACGCTCGCCATAGTTTTCAGCGGGCTGACGTTTCTGCTTTACGGCCCGTATTCCTACGTGCGCGATTATATAATCACCTCGGCGATGACTACGCTGAACCACCAGTGGATCGCGACGATGCTCTACGACGAGCAGCAGATTGACGCGGTGATGCGCGCGAACACGGTTATCGAGCTGGGTGAGACGACCGACATAGGCATGATAAATATCGGCAGCGCGTCATGGCCCGGCAGAAACGCAAAGCCTACCATCAAGGAAGCGGAAGTCAAGTACGCCGACGACGACGTAATAGTCGAGGAGTTCAAATTCAGCACCTTCAAGGGCTGGATGATGCTCGTGCGCGATCCTAAAAAGGTCGATCTCGGCATAGCCAAGGATATCGGCGTAAAGGGCGAGCGCCTCAGAGAAATGGCGAAGCGCCTCGGCGGCTTTGCCGCGATAAACGCCAGCGGCTTTGCCGATCCCGGTTACGTCGGCAACGGCGGTACCGTCGTCGGGCTCGTTATCAGCGACGGCGAGGTCATCCACGGCGGCATTTCAAAAAAGCAGGGCATCATCGGATTTGATAAAAACGGCGTTCTGATAGTCGGCGAATTCCCGCGTGAAGAGATCGAGAAGATGGAGCTGCGCGACGCGGTCGAGTTCCGGCCGTTCCTGATAGTCAACGGCGAGCTCGCGACGATCAAGGGCAACGGCGGATGGGGAATGGCGCCGAGGACCGCGATAGGCCAGCGTGCGGACGGCGTGGTGCTTATGCTCGTCATCGAGGGCAGAAACCCGCCCAGCAGTATAGGCGCGACGATGCCGGAGGTGCAGGACCTGATGGTCGCCTACGGCGCGGTCAACGCCGCGAACCTCGACGGCGGCTCATCCAGTTCCATGATACTCAACGATGAGATCCTGAACCTGCCGTCAAGCGGCGAAGGCGAACGCAGAGTTCCCAACGGCTGGATAGTCAAAAAATAG
- a CDS encoding MATE family efflux transporter, with amino-acid sequence MKDNLTNEKSFGRTVLSLVLPLAIQNLINVAVNGADVFMLQMISETSLSAASMAGQVYFILTLILFGLSSGAAVLTAQYWGKRDVRTVEKVMGMTVRFAVTVSMVFFFVAFCFPRAVMSVLTDVPAVIDEGVPYLRIMACSYPITAVTIICLNVLRTVEKVNISTAVYLLSLFTNIGLNLCFIKGWLGFPRIGIAGVAIATVSARLLEIVITLVYVRRRKSLVRLRFKDVFKRNKLLSKDFLRYSMPVVLNEMLWGTAISLSATVIGHLGQEPIAAQSVATTVRQLAMVVVFGIANATAIIVGKEIGAGRVERAKTYSRKLMRFSLAAGVCGAALMFGLHSAIPSVMGNLSDLAAEYLRFMLLAMSVYVVFSSVSATGIVGVFRAGGDTRMGLLLDVGTLWFICLPLGFLAAFVWNLDVKWVFIILISDELLKFPIVLWRFSSMKWLNNVTRDEVTEQNKEEADEGARTA; translated from the coding sequence ATGAAAGATAATCTTACCAACGAAAAATCTTTCGGCAGGACGGTGCTGTCGCTCGTCCTGCCGCTTGCTATACAAAACCTTATCAACGTCGCCGTCAACGGAGCCGACGTATTCATGCTGCAGATGATAAGCGAGACCTCGCTTTCCGCCGCGTCAATGGCGGGTCAGGTCTACTTTATTCTGACGCTGATCCTGTTCGGACTTTCCAGCGGCGCGGCGGTGCTGACCGCGCAGTACTGGGGCAAGCGCGACGTGCGCACCGTGGAGAAGGTCATGGGAATGACCGTGCGCTTCGCGGTAACGGTCAGCATGGTCTTCTTTTTCGTTGCGTTCTGTTTTCCGCGCGCGGTTATGAGCGTGCTTACCGATGTTCCCGCGGTAATAGACGAAGGCGTGCCGTATCTGCGGATAATGGCGTGCTCCTATCCGATAACGGCGGTAACGATAATCTGCCTTAACGTTCTGCGCACCGTCGAAAAGGTGAACATCTCCACGGCGGTATATTTGCTCTCGCTGTTTACGAATATCGGATTGAACCTCTGCTTCATCAAGGGCTGGCTCGGCTTCCCGCGGATAGGAATCGCGGGAGTCGCGATAGCGACCGTCTCCGCCCGCCTGCTCGAAATAGTCATCACGCTCGTTTACGTGCGCAGGCGCAAAAGTCTGGTGCGGCTGCGCTTCAAGGACGTATTCAAGCGCAACAAACTGCTGTCGAAGGACTTTCTGCGTTATTCCATGCCGGTCGTGCTGAACGAAATGCTCTGGGGCACGGCGATCTCGCTTTCCGCAACGGTTATCGGGCATCTCGGGCAGGAACCGATAGCCGCGCAGTCGGTCGCGACTACGGTGCGCCAGCTCGCCATGGTCGTCGTTTTCGGCATCGCCAACGCCACGGCGATCATCGTCGGCAAGGAGATCGGAGCCGGCCGCGTCGAACGTGCGAAAACCTATTCGCGCAAGCTTATGCGCTTCAGTCTGGCTGCGGGAGTATGCGGCGCGGCGCTCATGTTCGGGCTTCACTCGGCGATACCCTCGGTTATGGGGAATCTATCCGACCTCGCCGCGGAATACCTGAGATTCATGCTGCTTGCGATGTCGGTCTACGTCGTCTTCTCGTCCGTTTCCGCAACGGGTATAGTAGGAGTCTTCCGCGCCGGAGGCGATACCCGCATGGGACTGCTGCTGGACGTCGGTACGCTCTGGTTCATATGCCTGCCGCTCGGATTTCTGGCGGCATTCGTCTGGAACCTTGACGTGAAGTGGGTGTTTATTATACTTATCAGCGACGAGCTGCTTAAGTTCCCGATAGTATTGTGGAGATTCAGCTCCATGAAGTGGTTGAACAACGTCACACGCGACGAGGTGACGGAACAGAACAAGGAGGAAGCTGATGAAGGGGCGAGAACTGCTTGA
- a CDS encoding HD domain-containing protein, with protein sequence MKGRELLDALQTALRLKDATRHCYTAGGRRESVAEHSWSAALTAYFIKDEFPGVDTDKVIKMCLIHDIGEAFTGDIPSFDKTEADEITEERMLADWVKTLPPELCAELTALYAEMNAMETPEARLYKAIDGFDAVIQHNLSDLSTWIPKEYELNKTYAEDRCGDSEFLKELRREMRADTEKKIAD encoded by the coding sequence ATGAAGGGGCGAGAACTGCTTGACGCGCTTCAAACCGCGCTGCGCTTGAAGGACGCGACGCGCCATTGTTATACGGCCGGCGGACGCCGCGAGAGCGTCGCGGAGCACAGCTGGTCAGCCGCGCTGACGGCGTATTTCATAAAGGACGAATTCCCCGGCGTCGATACGGATAAGGTGATAAAGATGTGTCTCATTCACGACATCGGAGAGGCGTTCACGGGCGATATTCCGAGCTTCGATAAAACGGAAGCGGACGAAATAACAGAGGAGCGCATGCTCGCGGACTGGGTGAAGACGCTGCCGCCGGAGCTTTGCGCGGAGCTGACGGCGCTTTACGCGGAGATGAACGCGATGGAAACCCCCGAGGCGCGCCTGTATAAGGCGATCGACGGCTTCGACGCGGTTATACAGCATAATCTTTCCGATCTCTCCACCTGGATACCGAAGGAGTACGAGCTGAACAAAACCTACGCGGAGGACCGCTGCGGCGACAGCGAATTCCTTAAGGAACTGCGCCGTGAGATGAGAGCGGACACCGAGAAGAAAATCGCGGATTGA